The Bacillus rossius redtenbacheri isolate Brsri chromosome 5, Brsri_v3, whole genome shotgun sequence region CAGAGTCCCAGTACATATAGCCAACATCGTCTTTCATTTAGCATAAGCATATtgccaatcaaaaaaaaatattcagtgacAGCTTGATACTCaattttccattttcacaaaaacaCGCACATAGACTCACACAAACGATTGTTAAAATAATCAATTCATGTCCAAAATGGCAGGAATTTAAAGAGAGTACATTCCAAAGCACGAGCAAACACATTCCTTAATTTTTGTTGACGAGTGTTGCCATCTTCATGTTCAGGTTGGAAAcgtttcagacaaccctcgtaagTGAAGCATCAAATGACCGATACAGCCACAATAGCGCCAAAAATGATCAGTTTCAACTGCCAGTGCACACAGCTATCCCGCACCTCCCAACAGCGGGGCAGCTTCAATTAGCACAAGTGTTAAAGTGCGTGACAAAGTGAGTGCATTCCGAGGAGGGTCTCAGCACCGTGGAGAAGCCAGAGCATGCCAGAGACTACCAAGAGCAACAACTGGAGGCAAACAAATATGGTTTCATTCAGTATGTGCAACGGTCTTTGGTTTCAGCACAACCTGAAAAATGGGACGGGCTAAGAAATGTTCAAATGTAAGCTAATGTTTGTACAGACAATATATATAGAAACTAaagacatgtatttttttttactaaaatcctGCACAGAAATTGAAGACTGTCACATTTTCAAGTAACCCCCTACGGCTCCTACACATCTCTCTCTAAGCCCACaccaatttttttgatttgtGATAGGTGGGGCACGCTGCAGGATGGTCATGGGAGATGGAGATTGGATGGGTTAGAGAACATGCTTGCAGAGGATCAATAGTGATGATTGGAAGCTTTGAAGGATTAGGTGGAGGGCAGAAATATGGAGGCTGACACTATTTCTTAGTGATTTCTGGTAGTCAAATTATCTCGAGGAAACTGTAATAGAGGTGAAAGGAGTTTGTGAGTAAAGGAGAGTTAAGTATACGTTTAAATTGAGGTAACCCCTTTTGCCACCACACATAACACCAGGAAATTTGAGTTTGGTTTTAACCAAATGGGGATAAACACTACTTTTTACTACCACGACATACAACAAAccttaagaattatatttttacaaggaaaataaagTGTGTGCCTAAatctttacaattattttttaaaaaaaaattaacaaaactaaaacatttaacaAATAAGTATTGAGAACAGATACGTACCAGCAAACAACAGAAGTGCAGCAATTACTCTGATGAGAAGAATGAAGTGTTTCTGGTCTGGtccaaaacacaagaaaaataccAAAACCATAATGGCTGCTAccagcacacacaggaaacataATGTAAAGAAGAACTGTGTAGCAATCATGAATgctgaaaaagaaaagaaaaacaaatgttcactacaattaaatataattaacataACACAAACATTAAATCACTATATTTCTCTACTGTTAGGTCAAAAAAAAAGGAGCAATATTTTTCTAATgaatattaaatcataaattgTTCAGAAAATTAACTGAACTATTCAGGGATGTCATTTCTCAGTGGAAATTAAAGCAGAATACATATCATCTACTTATTGTCTAAAAATGATCACAAGCACCACACAGCATTATACATAACAGTTAAACTTCACGTAGGCCCCTAATTCAATCTAACTAGCTACTATTGTACATTTTGATACACTTTTATACAAGCACAGTATTACTACTAAGTAGAGTTCGTTATATAAGCCTACCCTTGACACGATTATTTTCCAGAAGCACGTTCATGGAATAATATGTTTTCCGCCACATTTAATACTGGGTACAATACGTTTACATGTAGTTTGAAATGTTGTTGATGTGAGCGGTTGGAGTAGTTTCAaatgtaagttattttttaattctttgtagTATTAATATATGTTTCCGAGGTAAAATTTTTGCATGTGTTGCTCATTATTGGAAAAAAAACCTTGTTGAGTACCTAATGTCTgctgcattaaaaaaatgtaattaatacatAGATAATGAACACATAATaagtaattaatgtaaataacataacctaatcaaccattcactctttttttacagcattttaaatgtaaCCAACCTAACTACACCATTGAAACGGTTAACTACTTGAAATATTGCAATGCAACTTACAGAATGATTAGAAAAAACATCCGGAAGTAAAAAAATTGATCATTTTctgataatttatatttttttcagattcTCTCTCTTCTAGATAGTTACCACCAACTATAGCAGTATTAATTTCTCACAAActtacacaataaaaataaacaaatctgTGCTGAAGTTAACTATCCGACAATGGATTGATCCGGTCTATTGAAGCCAGGCCTCTGTGCTTATTTTTAAGTGCTTATTGCTGTAACTATCTATGTGTACATGTTTATGTTGAATGTGTCAGGGCCTTTACAGCCTAGGTCAATCCATATTGGTGGTTTACACCCTATAAATAAAGGTTTAGAAAGGTAATTATTCTGTATCATAAATAAATGCTTACCCCTTGAttctaatggcatgatcctgcatAATTGAACTGAGCAGAACTTAGCTCTATACTGCAGCTCTATCCAGCCGCCCGGGACTGAGTgcttgggacaacaacagccCAAGTCATTCCACACTGTGGTacgtgatgcttgctgttttaatttagtaccaCAAAAGATCTTGCCCAAACAAAACCACCACAATACACACAAACAAATTGTCAGgtcttgtggaatttttttattcaacttatataattataattcaatgttacataacaagttttaattataccCAGGATCTTTtgagataataaattaaaacagcaatcatTACTACTTACAATAGGATCAATGTATACTGGATCATGCCATCAATCTAAGGGAtcaacttggatacatgatacagAACTTTTAAAGGTTTAGAAATATTGACAAAATTGGATATTGACAACTACTTAAAATTAAGCTACAATTCTTGGGATAGTGTTTTATTCCAATGAGTTCTTCATActataaagaaataataataaaaaaaaatttataattttttttaccattaaattAATATGAACTGGTAcattcttatttaataaaaaaatgttttcctttattttttgcCATTATGGAGAGAGACCATTATCAAAATTTGATTTCAATAGTGTTAAGATAAGACTACATGGACTATACCAGTGATGGCCAACTTCGTTGACTTCAGGGGCCACATAGCACTTCAAAGTACACTCAAGGGCCAAACCACGCACTgacataatttttacaattatacGGAATtctaaaaaaacacatgttttgtaTGTTCTGCTTACTTTTACTTATGAACTCTATTACAATTGAATAAATAgagaaaaataattctaacaattattaaaaaaacagacACCTTTTATAAATACGCTtatcattttttgttttgttttctagtaCTTAGTGAGAGCACTGTGGCTTTTGGACACTGTTCACCGACGACTTAAAATCCACATCTATTTTTGATGTTGCCACACTAAGCAAATGTGATAACACATCATCGGAAAGTCTATTCCTACTCTTTGATTTTATGTGCTTCAATGCTGAAAAAGCTGCTTCGAAAATGAACGTACTTGAGAAAATTGAACACAGTTTCAGGGCCCAATTCCTTATCAAAGGATAACGTTCATGCGAAAGTAGTTTCCAAAACTCTACTCCAGTTGCTGTGGACATTTTACCAGAGCGATCACACTGGAGTTCACAGTGTTCTAGCTGCAGTTCTCTTGGCTGACActgaatgttacacttcaaaGCATTGTTGAATAGTTCCATGCTAGGACGGAATGTTTCAAAATCTTGAAATCTCCTGTCGAATTCTGAAGCCAgttggttaatatttttttacgaacTGCATGAAAGTAACCATTTCTTCACATGAGAGATTTCTTACAGTTTGGAAAGTGGAAGCAGTCATTTTGTTCCAGTGCAGACTTAAATACTTGAAGTTTTTTTCGAAATCCATCAACGAAACCCATCATCTCGAAAACAGTCTGATTTTTTTCCCTGCAACTGCAATTTCAAAATATTCAGATGTTGGGTGATATCTGTGAGAAAAGCTAAATTTTTCAAGAAATCAACATCCTTCAGTGCAGTGGAGATCTGTTGAGTGTGGAACATTGTCACTCAAAAAGGAAAGTATTTCATTCAGCAGTTCAAAAAATCTGACTAGGCACTTTCCTCGACTAAGCCGTCTAACTTCCGTGTATAATAACAAATCACCATAAGCACAAACCAATTCTTCTAAAAATGACAGAAATTTTCTGTGAGTTAAAGAACGGTTCCCCCCTCTTATCAAATTGGTGATCTTGGCAACAGTAGCCATTGTGCCTAACACACTTACTGATTTGGCACACAATGCCTCCTGATGTATAATGCAATGCAGAGTGGGCAGGGTagcttgtttttgttttaaaagtccaACAAAGCCGCATGATGTTCCAACCATtgctttagcatcgtctgtgacAACTGAAGATAGTTTCTCATAACCTCCATGTTCTTCAACTGCATTGTTAACTTCCTTAAAAATATCTACACCTTTAGTTGTGTTATGCAAAGAACATACTTTTAATAGTTCTTCAGTAATACTGAAATCTTTTTAGATGGCTCTCACAAAAATTAACAACTGACTAGTGTCGGTAACATCTTGTGCTTTCATCGAGAGCTAACGAAAAATACAAACAGTCAGAAATAGAACCTTTCAGGTGTCAGTATTTGATTGCTAATATCTTCAACTCTCCTAGTAAGAGTTTGTTTTGACAGAGATACAGAATTAAACTCTTTTGCCACCTTACCTTCATTAAATGATTCTGCCATTCTTACTGCACAGTTTTTGATGAATTCCCCATCACTAAGTGGTTTTTTCGCTTTCGGTAGCTCGTAGCTAACAATGTACGAGGCTAAAGACATGCTTCTTGGTTTCTTGACACACTGGTGAATACACTCTTTGCTgagaaattccccccccccccccagttgttCAACAAGATGTTTTCTTGACTCGCCtgaacaattttcatatttgtgTTGATGATTTGATAAAAAGTGCCATTTGAGATTGTGTTCTTTTAATACAGCTAGCACTTGAAGGCAAACTAAACACTGAGATTTCATGTCCTTATtaagtataaacaaatatttgtgttcCCATTCTtcttttgaaaacacaattttcacagTCTACTTTCCTAAATTTGGAAAACATTTCAAACTAACTACAACATCAAATAACTTGTGAAACGTAAACGTAAACAAGTACATACATAAGCTGTGTGCCGCGAGTTACCGTGCTATTCTGATGCCATATGAGTCATGGTGCTGCACACTCTCGACATTCGAAATAAATACGTAAGGTCGCTGGCTCAGCCGGTAAACTGCTACGCTTCTTTGTCACACAATATGTCAACCTCTCATATTTACTCGGCAGCTGTGttcgataaaaatattaatttggttgGAGCTATGACATTTGTACAGTTTGTAATGAAATATAAGCCAATGCAAAGCAAAATGAGTGTAGCGACGACTGTCTATTTgccagtattttaaattaaaattttccagcTATTGTACAGTGTACAGTGTGTTTTCGTCTCGACGGATAGTTTTTGCGGGTCACATAAAACATTACCACGGGCCGGATCTGGCCCGCGGGCCGCCAGTTGGCCATCACTGGACTATACTATAGCCTAATTAGAGCTACATTATCTGACAAGTATACTTACATGGTAAAAGAAATCCTCTTATCTCATCATATCCAGTAGTGAAAGGATCATATACCCAGCGGCAACCAACAAAAAATCTTCTTTGATATTCATCACTGGGGTCTGCCAAGGACCTGAAGCAGTGCGACCAAAGCCCCAGTTTGTCTAGCTTGGCCCCTGTGATGCGGTAGTCGCTCACAAGCCACGCTGGGGCGCAGAATGACACAAACACACATACCAGTGTAATCACGAACACTCCAATAGCACAATTTCCAGCTAAACTTCTTTGTTTCATGGTTCTTCTATTGATCGAGCGATTTCTGAAACACAAAATATCTTATTGCTATTTTAACAATTCAGTAACAATTCACTTAGGTGCCttcaagtttaaaatttaaaaaaaaaacacactaacaAATTGACACCTGAGGCACGCCCTAACGAATTTTAAAACGCGTGGAACTTGTAAGTATAAGATGATATTTGCGTCTATACTTACACGTGTTTCAGTTCAATAAACgtctaaaaaaattttcacataatTTTATCGTATGGTGTAATTAACACAATTGTATATCTATGCCTATATAAAAACACAACTTGAAAGCATAATCGTAATAGTACGTTATCTAGTAATGGTCGTACGTCATCTGTCAAACTTTCACGCATTCAAACCATAGCCAACATTGGAAGATTTGCATTATAAGAAATAAAGACAACTTAACCTTTTCACAAgctatttaaaatattctttaacattaataaatgtaaTACCTATAAAAGAATCAAATACATAAGATAATATACTTTAAATTCTCCAACGTAGTAATATTATTACTCGAGTAAGGTTAACTTAccttgtttgaaattattttcgtGCGCTTGCTGTTCGTAGTCGCAGTTGTCACTGATATCATAATAAACATTCAAGGTGTCCCCTGCTTGTTACTAGAGGGGAGAGATTTCTCAGCCTTCACCATCTCCCACGATAATTTTCATTGTGCGAATTCTTAGTTGGCGCAGCCATGAAGAAATTTCCCACGTGTTGCAACACCGTAGTGGAACTTGTCCACCTCCCTTTCATTTCTACGGTTCTTTGGGTTCACTGCTAAGCTCGGCTGTGTTATACTAGACGCTTAgcttttaaaaagtaattttgacataatactttgtaaaaaaaattatatgactcATCTTAGTTCTGATTTACAAAAATGGTAATGTTGGTTTTGAGTTCAGGcccgctattttattttttattttagtctatACCTGTAAGAAAGGGGGGCTCCTGGtaaaaaaaatggtgccatatcccccaattCTGGAGGTTGTGTGGTGtaaccaagggtctccttaaacgtttgcaagCCAAATGTTGCACCATAAgctagtttatttatatatatcaaaattatgcttcttttcaAATTCGAATCTCAGTTTTGAATCTTACTTATCCTAATTAaacatttgtgtttttatttaattttgaagaacGGTCTTGCAAACCATTTAATTAACACGTATAAGTTCATGaacatgtatatataattttttttcctgttttatacgcattattttaaggaattgacttaggctgttgttgcacGAAGGAGTTTCTGTGTTTTTAAGGTGTGTACGATAACTATGGTACTATCCGGTAAGTTTTCAAATTCGAATCTCAGActcgaatctaacttatcctcagtgacaacctgtacgatggttcgcacactaaatttaatttttattgttagtaCACACATGTATGAAAGTCGCCATGTAACTgctttatcgttttgtttgcacattttgttgtaaaaatataaaaactcggTTGGAAATTGCCGTAgtttgcgtggaatgacttaggctgttgttccAAGCTCTCTTTCCCGAGTGGTTGGATAGAGCTAACTTCTCTCAGTGTATTCTTTCCCTAAACTTCCGTCTGCGACGCGAATTACAGTTTCTAACGACTGTTGAGACGCAAcaactaattttcaaaaattatgcaatttgTAATGTGCAAAAAGTTAACATTTCCAAATACCTGTTTATTAATTAACAAGCAGAAAAATGCAATGTAAGCATTGGCCAGCTTTTAACTTCTTGCATTTCTGCGTGAGTTTCCACCCTCTATATTTGAAATTCCTCTATATTTGAAATTAAGTGTCTATAAATTTAAAGATGCAAATGTACTTTGTACAGAATTATAACGTTttctttttattacatacattatgTTTTCACTTACTAAATTATTGTGCACTGAAAACAAacatctttaaattaaattattaggtAGGTATTGCATAAGTTTCtgtaaaaaaatcattatctATAAAAAGCACTTTTTCTATATTTCTTACATTTTCAAGTTGTACTGTTGGTGATTTGAGCAACTCACATGTGTCGTTGCATTAGTTACATGCTAGGACCTTGCACTTCTTGTGAAGTTTATACACCTGGCCAATCTTTCAGCCAACCCACTACTCaatcagtaccaccaacttttgagaaaaatgaaataaattttgtatttagaGCAGAACAGTAGAGCATTTCATGACCTCGCtaacaaaatttaattcacaAACAGTACTGCCTTTTACCTGTTACCATTTTGTTATTCACATATACAGATCTTTAGGAGTGGTAACCCAGTGCTCCTAGGTATATACCCTTGCtaccctggggcccccatggcaCGGGAAAAGGGTACACAATTTCATTGCAATCAGAAAAGTATGTAGTCGGAGACTCGAATATGacgagaggctgaggctacccaatCCAGCATCATTAGTATCCTCCTAGTTCACTcagtcaactgtctggttagcagagtccTTAGACCTTATCAGTTCTGCTGGCACCTACCTCGATCTACTACTTGCCTTTGCCCAAGGGCAGTTACAACCATCGCCAGTTTTCAGACAGCCTGCACTGGGAAAGTAAACATCTTACCAAAGGCTAAGCCATAGCAACCTGTTTAATCAAAAACTTGTAACATGTAGTAGCATATGGTCACACAGCTGACAAAAACAAAGCTAatccaaaattttgttttaacaccAACAATTGAGAAAAACCAGCAGTTCCTGGCAATTTCATTCACAAGATGTGTACGCATCTTTCATTTCATTAGTAATAGTGAAGCTGAGGATAAAAATGACTCCCCACTACAGAGTTTACTAAATTTTTGAGACTTTCTGCACTCCGAAAACGGAGACCATCTTGCAGGCGATGGTGTCCTCCAGTTCCCAAATTTACTTGATTATACAACCTAGCTTTGCTACAACTTTCCACCTATGAAAATGTGGTGGATGTAAAATAAATGACACAGTAAAAACTCAACATCACTGGGTCAAGTTTAAATACAGTAGGTTCTTCAGTCAAGTGGCAATTCTGGGTGTTGGTAAAGTACCTAGGTAATACTCAAAGATACAGCACCTGAAGTGGTGGGGGCTTCACAATCTTAAAAattctctctcagaattattaaATCCAGGCAGTATTTTGGTCCAAACACCTTGTCCCTGTTTTCCCATCCCTTACCTAAACCACAGCACCTCTTCTGTAACAGCCCGTATCGCTAAAGCACACAATGCATTTTCCTGCAATTTGTGTACGCAAACAGCAAGAATTAATCTGCCTGAGAGAGTATGTTGTTTTCTCTCCTTAAAACATTCAAATACTATGTctggggaaaaaattatttaatttaaatagacACACTTTTGACACAAAAAGAAATTACTACTTTGCATAAAAAGACTACAAATAATCATAAAATTTTATTCACTCCTTTTTATAATACATCCCAGAGCAGTGCATTGTACTTTGCAATATCTTTACaacatagaaaaatatacacatagCTAACATTTTTCCTAACAAGAAATGGACGGCTTTTTCTCAGTCCTTatagtattctttttttttaacaattttaacatACAGAAAAGTTTTAATTGGTTTATAACATGTAGTACATGAATGTTTATTGCTTAAAAAATAGtactataaaatacatattttcatagcaatgaatttaaaaatagtttacatATGAATTTCTATTCTTTATAATctctttaaaaaatacatacgtaTATCTATGTGAATGTCAGTGTGTGAAGACCTGAATTTAAAATAGTGCACCTAATGCCATAATGTTACAATTAATTTCAGAAGGTAACTGTCAGTATAAGTATACATATTTACTAGTAGCTTTTTGCGACCTTTTTTACACTAAAAATGGAGTCCATCTTACAATCTATTCTCCAATTCACAGATTTACTTGGTTCTAAGACATACCTATGCTTTGAATTTCGAGTTCAGAAAATTAGGTGGTGCATACAATAGATGATATCACACATCTACAGGCAAACTGATCAGCATCACTAGATTAAGCACATTATTTAGTGAGGTGGCAATTCAGGGGTTGATGCCTAGTTAATACTCACAttagaatacatttttaataattaaaacagaggtgcccaccccccccccccccccccaaacactatgactcaccccccccccccccccccccgaaatgttttgtgccattttctcaatgattttataatattatacttttttagtattatattttgtcacattttgcattaattaaaactaattttctaataataataat contains the following coding sequences:
- the LOC134531836 gene encoding uncharacterized protein LOC134531836 — translated: MKQRSLAGNCAIGVFVITLVCVFVSFCAPAWLVSDYRITGAKLDKLGLWSHCFRSLADPSDEYQRRFFVGCRWVYDPFTTGYDEIRGFLLPSFMIATQFFFTLCFLCVLVAAIMVLVFFLCFGPDQKHFILLIRVIAALLLFAGFSGGIAVIIFASLGNGKGWMPEQENNYLGWAFGLAVVGVVMAFISGTLFVVESVVQQKKKKYLKESQTRFEMEHETKA